Proteins co-encoded in one Streptococcus parauberis NCFD 2020 genomic window:
- the lepB gene encoding signal peptidase I, giving the protein MVKRDFIRNIILALIIVIVAILLKIFVFSTYKVTDNSANSYLQPGDLITIKKNITPKYKDFVVYNMNGKKYMSRVVATQGEKVTYMDDIFYLNDRVEPQTYIEKEKTDYLSTAPMGSLYTDDFNISTLTEGKTDVIPQNKFLVLNDNRLNKDDSRSFGLIDKSKIKGIVIFRVLPLNKFGFVEVE; this is encoded by the coding sequence ATGGTAAAAAGAGATTTTATACGAAACATTATACTTGCTTTGATAATAGTAATAGTTGCAATTTTGTTAAAGATATTTGTGTTTTCAACTTATAAAGTAACAGATAATTCAGCTAATTCCTATTTACAACCAGGTGATTTAATAACAATAAAGAAGAATATAACCCCTAAATATAAAGATTTCGTTGTTTATAATATGAATGGGAAAAAATATATGAGCCGAGTGGTGGCTACTCAAGGTGAAAAAGTCACATATATGGATGACATTTTTTACTTAAATGATAGAGTTGAGCCTCAAACTTATATTGAAAAAGAAAAAACAGATTATTTATCAACGGCTCCGATGGGTTCTTTGTATACCGATGATTTTAATATCTCAACACTTACTGAGGGAAAAACAGATGTTATTCCGCAAAATAAGTTTTTAGTGCTAAATGATAATCGTTTAAACAAAGATGATAGTCGGTCATTTGGTTTGATTGATAAATCAAAAATTAAAGGAATTGTTATTTTCAGAGTTTTACCTCTTAATAAGTTTGGTTTCGTAGAAGTGGAGTAG
- a CDS encoding BglG family transcription antiterminator: MLLTKREEQLLKAFLNYGKLSIDNISDILKVSRRTVYRVLNDLTNSLNTLNIGIVKEDQKYYLTGQLDRLSEFSSQENFTKTERLNLITYFLLIQTKEVTNEYLQEQLGVSNVTIIQDISDIEKRLADFGLTVSRQKGYTIVDEFHKKRQLLAILLANNLHLSDYWHLETQYFDFISKKRLSLTKDIFQSYQSDLPEMDAKLVQFFIILLALSNWSLIDVDKQPVSKVALDFSKRVFAKLSIEMNELYAIQEILYFAKMLDNLILKRQETPLFQENFDSEFYYNVSNLIDKVSLYTKINFTKDQTLFKFLFNHIRLNLAVPILYTDRNIADLAQEALIHNEYLHRVITLLVMEIFPAYLRTDSELELLTLHFASSLRRSPQIYPVRILLLTDERPLATELLVSRLKNIAPFIEMIHTKGTNGLEERDFDAYDAILSTKLLNDNRIRLVSTFPNPAEILEIEQFLQEVQLNRDVKLRDSDAISNQKNFEDYLSASQLILKEFSLHRIDNSQQFDQTINELINELDFVADKAYLANKLISRFHDSPMAIPDTNLALLHTQSSKTDKSIFRIVELEHPVMAKSMNGQDELVTRVLIMLTRIDEGDEIRDLMTAISQSIIENHLYTEIYKKANYDIIYQLLNQIFTERIKKLEN, encoded by the coding sequence ATGCTATTAACAAAACGTGAAGAACAATTATTGAAAGCTTTCCTGAATTATGGGAAGCTTTCAATTGATAATATAAGTGATATTTTAAAAGTTTCAAGACGTACAGTTTATCGTGTACTGAATGATTTGACAAACTCTTTAAATACACTGAATATTGGAATTGTCAAAGAAGATCAAAAATATTATTTAACTGGCCAACTTGACCGTTTATCCGAATTTTCGAGTCAGGAAAACTTCACAAAAACGGAACGCCTGAATTTAATTACTTATTTTTTGTTAATTCAAACAAAGGAAGTAACAAATGAGTACTTACAAGAACAGCTTGGTGTTAGCAATGTTACTATTATTCAAGATATTAGTGATATTGAAAAACGTTTAGCTGATTTTGGTCTAACTGTTAGTAGACAAAAAGGATATACTATAGTTGATGAGTTTCATAAGAAACGTCAACTATTAGCTATCCTTCTTGCTAATAACCTGCATTTATCTGATTATTGGCACTTAGAGACACAGTATTTTGACTTTATTAGTAAAAAACGACTCAGTTTGACCAAAGATATTTTTCAGTCATATCAATCAGATTTACCTGAGATGGATGCTAAACTAGTCCAATTTTTCATTATCTTATTGGCATTGAGCAACTGGTCATTAATTGATGTTGACAAACAGCCGGTAAGTAAAGTTGCCTTAGATTTTTCAAAAAGAGTTTTTGCAAAATTATCAATTGAAATGAATGAGTTATATGCTATTCAAGAAATTCTATATTTTGCCAAGATGCTTGATAATTTGATATTAAAAAGACAAGAAACACCTCTTTTTCAAGAGAATTTTGACAGTGAATTTTATTATAATGTGTCAAATTTAATTGATAAGGTTTCCCTTTATACAAAAATTAATTTTACAAAGGATCAAACACTTTTTAAATTTTTATTCAATCATATTAGATTGAATTTAGCAGTACCAATCCTATATACTGACCGAAACATTGCTGACTTAGCACAAGAAGCATTAATCCACAATGAATATTTACATCGGGTCATTACCTTATTAGTCATGGAAATTTTCCCAGCCTACTTACGAACAGATAGTGAACTGGAATTATTGACCCTACATTTTGCATCAAGTTTACGCAGAAGTCCACAGATTTATCCAGTTAGAATCTTATTGCTAACAGATGAGCGGCCACTTGCAACTGAGTTATTAGTTTCTCGCCTTAAAAATATTGCTCCTTTTATTGAAATGATTCATACTAAAGGGACAAATGGATTGGAAGAAAGAGACTTCGATGCCTATGACGCCATTTTGTCGACTAAGCTACTAAATGATAATCGCATTCGACTAGTATCTACCTTCCCAAATCCAGCTGAAATTCTTGAAATCGAACAGTTTCTTCAAGAGGTTCAATTAAATCGAGATGTTAAGTTGCGAGATAGCGACGCGATCAGCAATCAAAAAAATTTTGAAGATTACCTATCTGCAAGTCAGCTAATCCTCAAAGAATTCTCATTGCATCGAATAGATAACTCACAGCAATTTGATCAAACCATTAATGAACTGATTAATGAGTTGGATTTTGTGGCAGATAAAGCTTATCTGGCAAATAAACTAATTAGTCGCTTTCACGATAGTCCAATGGCTATTCCTGATACTAACTTAGCTTTATTACATACTCAGTCTAGTAAAACGGACAAGTCCATTTTTAGAATTGTGGAGCTGGAACACCCAGTAATGGCTAAGTCAATGAATGGACAAGATGAGTTAGTAACTCGTGTTTTGATTATGCTAACCCGCATTGATGAGGGAGATGAAATTAGAGATTTGATGACTGCCATTAGTCAATCAATCATTGAAAATCATCTCTACACCGAAATTTATAAAAAAGCAAACTATGATATTATCTATCAATTACTAAATCAGATTTTTACAGAGAGAATTAAAAAATTGGAGAATTAA
- a CDS encoding mannitol-1-phosphate 5-dehydrogenase: MKKAVHFGAGNIGRGFIGEILAANGFSIQFVDVNEAIINALNDRHAYEIEIAEDGKRHILVENVSGINNRLNPEEVVNAVAEANIITTAIGPNILPFIAELIAKGIQKRQADGNNNPIDVLACENMIGGSQFLLEEVKKYLSEENEAYVEEFVGFPNAAVDRIVPAQIHEDPLFVVVEPFNEWVVETSRMKNRDLQLEGVHYEEDLEPFIERKLFSVNSGHATSAYTGAHAGAKTILEALQIPAVKEQLHAVLAEIRSLLVAKWNFDEEDLVAYHNVIISRFENPFIVDDVVRVARTPIRKLGYDERFIRPIRELKERGLSYSNLLETVAYVFKYNDPNDEQSVQLQVMLSENDLPKVVADVTSLEDQELINEIVASIEAV; the protein is encoded by the coding sequence ATGAAAAAAGCAGTACACTTCGGAGCAGGAAATATTGGACGTGGTTTTATTGGTGAAATATTAGCCGCAAATGGATTTTCAATTCAATTTGTTGATGTTAATGAAGCTATTATCAACGCCTTAAATGACAGACATGCCTATGAAATTGAGATTGCTGAAGATGGCAAACGTCATATCTTAGTTGAAAATGTTTCAGGAATTAATAACCGTCTCAATCCTGAAGAAGTTGTTAATGCAGTTGCAGAAGCTAATATTATTACAACAGCAATTGGGCCAAATATCTTGCCTTTTATAGCAGAATTAATCGCAAAAGGTATTCAAAAACGTCAAGCAGATGGAAATAATAACCCAATTGATGTTTTGGCTTGTGAAAATATGATTGGGGGGTCACAATTTTTACTGGAAGAAGTAAAAAAATACCTTTCTGAAGAAAATGAAGCTTATGTAGAAGAATTTGTTGGTTTCCCCAATGCGGCTGTTGATAGAATTGTTCCTGCTCAGATCCATGAAGATCCATTATTTGTTGTCGTTGAACCATTTAATGAGTGGGTTGTTGAAACAAGTCGTATGAAAAATAGAGACCTTCAATTAGAAGGCGTGCATTACGAAGAAGATTTGGAGCCATTTATTGAACGTAAATTGTTCTCAGTAAACTCAGGTCATGCGACATCAGCATACACCGGAGCACATGCTGGTGCTAAAACAATTTTAGAAGCTTTACAAATACCAGCTGTTAAAGAACAACTTCATGCTGTTTTAGCAGAAATACGTTCATTACTAGTTGCTAAATGGAACTTTGACGAAGAAGACTTAGTTGCTTACCACAATGTGATTATTAGTCGTTTTGAAAATCCATTTATTGTTGACGATGTTGTTCGTGTTGCAAGAACTCCTATTCGTAAACTTGGTTATGATGAACGATTTATCCGTCCGATTCGTGAACTAAAAGAACGTGGTTTGTCTTACTCTAATCTCCTCGAGACAGTTGCTTACGTATTTAAATACAATGATCCAAACGATGAACAAAGTGTACAACTTCAAGTCATGCTTTCAGAAAATGACCTTCCAAAAGTTGTGGCTGATGTGACATCTTTAGAAGATCAAGAATTAATTAATGAAATTGTTGCAAGTATTGAAGCAGTTTAA
- a CDS encoding amino acid ABC transporter permease: MTYILQVLPSLLDGAMVTLQVFSIVIILSIPLGAVLAFLMKVNFKPLQWFLTLYVWVMRGTPLLLQLIFFYYVLPSVGITFDRMPAAILAFTMNYAAYFAEIFRGGIEAIPKGQYEAAKVLKMSQLQTIRHIILPQVFKIVLPSVFNEVINLVKDSSLVYVLGVGDLLLASKTAANRDATLAPMFIAGIIYLLLIGIVTLISRHVEKRFNYYK, encoded by the coding sequence ATGACATATATATTACAAGTTTTACCCAGTTTATTAGATGGGGCTATGGTTACCTTACAAGTATTCTCTATAGTCATTATACTGTCTATTCCTTTAGGAGCTGTTTTAGCATTTTTAATGAAAGTCAATTTCAAACCCTTGCAATGGTTTTTAACACTGTATGTTTGGGTAATGCGTGGCACACCTTTATTATTACAGTTAATATTCTTCTATTATGTTTTACCTAGTGTAGGTATTACCTTTGACCGGATGCCGGCAGCAATTCTTGCTTTTACAATGAACTATGCCGCATATTTTGCTGAAATTTTCAGAGGTGGAATAGAAGCTATTCCTAAAGGGCAATATGAAGCTGCAAAAGTCTTGAAAATGTCACAGTTACAAACAATTCGTCACATCATCTTGCCCCAAGTTTTTAAGATTGTCCTTCCTAGTGTCTTTAATGAAGTGATTAACTTAGTTAAAGATTCTTCATTAGTTTATGTTTTAGGAGTTGGTGACTTGTTACTTGCTAGCAAGACAGCTGCTAACCGAGATGCAACATTAGCACCAATGTTTATTGCTGGAATTATTTACTTGCTCTTGATTGGTATCGTGACTTTAATTTCTCGTCATGTTGAAAAACGTTTCAATTACTATAAGTAA
- a CDS encoding zinc ribbon domain-containing protein YjdM, with protein sequence MSLPNCLQCQSEYVYEDGNLLICPMCGLEWTPGQEEIEEDFKEDLKVLDSNGSLLQDGDTVTIIKDLKVKGAPKDLKQGTRVKNIRLAEGDHNIDCKIDGFGPMKLKSEFVKKL encoded by the coding sequence ATGTCACTACCAAATTGTTTACAATGCCAATCTGAATATGTCTATGAAGATGGTAATTTATTGATTTGTCCAATGTGCGGATTAGAATGGACACCAGGTCAAGAAGAGATTGAAGAAGATTTTAAAGAAGATCTAAAAGTCCTTGATAGTAATGGCAGTCTCTTACAAGATGGCGACACAGTCACAATCATAAAAGATTTAAAAGTTAAGGGTGCACCAAAAGATTTAAAACAAGGTACACGCGTTAAAAATATTCGACTTGCTGAAGGTGATCATAATATTGATTGTAAGATTGATGGTTTTGGACCAATGAAATTAAAGTCAGAATTTGTAAAGAAATTGTAA
- a CDS encoding PTS sugar transporter subunit IIA — MEFQPELIKLNQSFNDKEEAIRYCGQLLFENGYVEEDYIQAMIDRNNELSVFMGNFIAIPHGTDIAKEKVIKSGLSVVQVPDGVNFGTEEAPQTATVLFGIAGIGDEHLQLIQKISIFCADVDNVVRLADAKTESQIIALLNSVD, encoded by the coding sequence ATGGAATTTCAACCAGAACTTATTAAATTAAACCAGTCATTTAATGACAAGGAAGAAGCAATCCGTTATTGTGGTCAATTACTATTTGAAAATGGTTACGTTGAAGAAGATTATATTCAGGCGATGATTGATCGTAACAATGAACTATCAGTCTTTATGGGTAATTTTATTGCTATTCCTCATGGTACAGATATAGCAAAAGAAAAAGTGATTAAATCTGGATTGTCTGTTGTTCAAGTACCAGATGGTGTTAATTTCGGAACAGAAGAAGCGCCTCAAACAGCTACAGTACTATTTGGGATTGCTGGAATTGGTGATGAACATTTACAATTGATTCAAAAAATTTCAATCTTCTGTGCAGATGTTGATAACGTTGTTCGCTTAGCTGATGCAAAAACAGAAAGTCAAATTATTGCATTACTAAACTCAGTCGACTAA
- a CDS encoding PTS mannitol-specific transporter subunit IIBC has protein sequence MEQKSSLKVKVQKLGTALSNMVMPNIGAFIAWGVLTALFIPTGWLPNKEFGAAVGPMISYLLPILIGYTGGYVIHGQRGGVVGAIATFGAVAGSTVPMFIGAMAMGPLGGWAIKKFDQAFQEKIRPGFEMLVNNFSAGLIGFALLLIAFKLVGPFVAVFTTAIGNGVQTIVDMKLLPLANILIEPAKILFLNNALNHGIFTPLGAEQVAKTGKSVLFLLEANPGPGLGILLAYLVFGRGAAKSSSWGALIIHFFGGIHEIYFPYVMMKPALFLAVIGGGVTGTFTNQLLGSGLGAPASPGSIFAIVSMVPKAGNYVGNLLAVLAGVFSAAAVSFLIASVILKADKSEDDESALAEAQAATKAAKAESKGQSINGVASEEFANDDIQQIIFACDAGMGSSAMGASILRDKVKKAGLAIPVTNKAISNLTDVTNTLIVTQQELAPRAAQKTPRASHVSVDNFLATPKYDEIVAKLAKKPEAGLVTPNQDSGSEESIDLNYIDEVVFAYGEAKGSATMGQATLAEIFKVRKVDIPVSKVENSQLGRFNAKNILVVSNIANQAEAQKYAPNAQILVVDSLVTTPEYDKMVDRMHK, from the coding sequence ATGGAACAAAAATCTTCACTTAAAGTTAAAGTACAAAAGCTGGGAACAGCTTTGTCTAATATGGTTATGCCCAATATTGGTGCATTTATTGCTTGGGGTGTCTTAACTGCCCTATTCATTCCAACTGGTTGGTTACCAAATAAAGAATTTGGTGCAGCTGTTGGTCCAATGATCTCATACTTACTCCCAATTTTAATTGGGTATACTGGTGGTTATGTTATTCACGGTCAACGTGGTGGTGTTGTTGGTGCAATTGCAACCTTCGGTGCTGTTGCAGGTTCAACAGTTCCAATGTTTATTGGTGCTATGGCTATGGGTCCTCTAGGTGGATGGGCTATCAAAAAATTTGACCAAGCCTTCCAAGAAAAAATTCGTCCTGGTTTTGAAATGTTGGTTAACAATTTTTCAGCAGGCTTAATCGGTTTTGCCTTACTTTTAATTGCCTTTAAATTAGTTGGTCCTTTTGTTGCAGTATTTACAACAGCTATTGGTAATGGTGTTCAAACAATTGTTGATATGAAATTGTTACCATTAGCAAATATCCTAATTGAACCAGCAAAAATCTTATTCCTAAACAATGCTCTTAACCATGGTATCTTTACACCACTTGGTGCAGAACAAGTTGCTAAAACAGGAAAATCTGTCCTCTTCCTACTTGAAGCAAACCCTGGTCCAGGTCTTGGTATCTTATTAGCTTACTTAGTCTTTGGTCGTGGCGCAGCTAAATCATCTTCATGGGGTGCATTAATCATTCATTTCTTTGGTGGTATCCATGAAATTTACTTCCCATATGTAATGATGAAACCAGCTTTATTCTTAGCAGTTATCGGTGGTGGTGTTACAGGTACATTCACAAACCAATTACTAGGTTCTGGTTTAGGTGCTCCAGCATCACCTGGATCTATCTTTGCAATCGTTAGTATGGTTCCAAAAGCAGGAAACTACGTAGGTAACTTATTAGCAGTTCTAGCCGGTGTATTCTCAGCAGCAGCTGTATCATTCTTAATTGCCTCTGTTATTCTTAAAGCAGATAAATCTGAGGATGATGAAAGCGCCCTAGCAGAAGCACAAGCGGCTACTAAAGCTGCCAAAGCAGAATCAAAAGGCCAATCTATTAACGGTGTCGCTTCAGAAGAATTTGCAAACGATGATATTCAACAAATTATCTTTGCATGTGATGCAGGTATGGGAAGCTCAGCAATGGGTGCTTCAATCCTTCGTGATAAAGTTAAAAAAGCTGGTCTTGCTATCCCAGTTACAAATAAAGCAATCTCAAACTTAACAGATGTAACTAATACATTGATTGTTACTCAACAAGAATTAGCACCACGTGCTGCACAAAAAACACCACGTGCTTCACATGTGTCTGTTGATAATTTCTTAGCAACTCCAAAATATGATGAAATCGTAGCGAAACTTGCAAAAAAGCCTGAAGCTGGTCTTGTAACTCCAAATCAAGATTCAGGATCTGAAGAATCTATTGATTTGAACTATATTGATGAAGTAGTATTTGCTTATGGAGAAGCAAAAGGATCTGCAACAATGGGTCAAGCTACCTTAGCCGAAATTTTCAAAGTGAGAAAAGTCGATATTCCTGTATCAAAAGTAGAAAATTCTCAACTTGGTCGTTTCAATGCCAAAAACATTTTAGTTGTATCTAACATTGCTAATCAAGCAGAAGCACAAAAATATGCGCCAAATGCTCAAATTCTTGTAGTAGATAGTTTGGTTACTACACCAGAATATGACAAAATGGTTGATAGAATGCATAAATAA
- the pyk gene encoding pyruvate kinase, whose protein sequence is MNKRVKIVATLGPAVEIRGGKKYGEDGYWSGKLDVEASAKKIAELIEAGANVFRFNFSHGDHQEQGDRMATVRRAEEMARQKVAFLLDTKGPEMRTELFEDGSKEFSYTTGETIRVATEQGIKSTREVIALSVAGNLDIYDEVEVGNTILIDDGKLGLKIVEKDISTRQFVTVVENDGLIANQKGVNIPNTKIPFPALAERDNADIRFGLEQGLNFIAISFVRTAKDVEEVREICRETGNEHVQLFAKIENQQGIDNLDEIIEAADGIMIARGDMGIEVPFEMVPVFQKMIITKVNAAGKAVITATNMLETMTDKPRATRSEVSDVFNAVIDGTDATMLSGESANGKYPVESVRTMATIDKNAQTLLNEYGRLDSSKFPRTNKTDVIASAVKDATHSMDIKLVVTITESGYTARSISKFRPDADILAITFDEKVQKALMIYWGVIPVLATKPASTDDMFEVAEEVALKAGLVKSGDNIVIVAGVPVGSGGTNTMRVRTVK, encoded by the coding sequence ATGAATAAACGCGTAAAAATTGTTGCAACACTTGGTCCTGCGGTAGAAATCCGTGGTGGTAAAAAATACGGTGAAGATGGCTACTGGTCTGGCAAACTTGATGTTGAAGCTTCAGCTAAAAAAATTGCTGAATTAATCGAAGCTGGTGCAAATGTTTTCCGTTTCAACTTTTCTCATGGTGATCACCAAGAGCAAGGTGATCGTATGGCGACAGTTCGTCGTGCCGAAGAAATGGCTCGTCAAAAAGTAGCTTTCTTATTGGATACAAAAGGTCCTGAGATGAGAACAGAACTATTTGAAGATGGTTCTAAAGAGTTTAGTTATACAACTGGTGAAACTATTCGCGTTGCTACTGAACAAGGTATCAAATCAACTCGTGAAGTTATTGCTTTGAGTGTAGCTGGTAATCTTGATATTTATGATGAAGTTGAAGTTGGTAATACAATCCTTATCGATGATGGTAAACTTGGCTTAAAAATTGTTGAAAAAGATATTTCAACACGTCAATTTGTTACTGTCGTTGAAAACGATGGTTTGATTGCTAATCAAAAAGGTGTTAATATTCCAAACACTAAGATTCCTTTCCCAGCTTTAGCTGAACGTGATAATGCTGACATTCGTTTTGGACTTGAACAAGGCTTAAACTTTATCGCTATTTCATTTGTGCGTACTGCAAAAGACGTTGAAGAAGTTCGCGAAATTTGTCGTGAAACTGGTAATGAACATGTCCAATTATTTGCTAAAATCGAAAACCAACAAGGTATTGATAATTTAGATGAAATTATTGAAGCTGCTGATGGTATCATGATTGCTCGTGGAGATATGGGTATTGAAGTACCATTCGAAATGGTTCCAGTATTCCAAAAAATGATTATCACTAAAGTTAATGCTGCAGGTAAGGCAGTTATTACTGCAACAAACATGCTTGAAACAATGACTGATAAACCTCGTGCAACTCGTTCAGAAGTTTCAGACGTATTCAATGCTGTTATTGATGGTACTGATGCAACAATGTTATCAGGTGAATCAGCAAATGGTAAATACCCAGTAGAATCAGTACGTACAATGGCTACAATCGATAAGAATGCACAAACATTGCTTAACGAATATGGTCGTTTAGATTCTTCTAAATTCCCACGTACAAATAAAACAGATGTTATTGCATCAGCAGTTAAAGATGCTACACATTCAATGGACATTAAATTAGTTGTAACTATTACTGAATCAGGTTACACTGCTCGTTCAATTTCTAAATTCCGTCCTGATGCGGATATCCTTGCTATTACTTTCGATGAAAAAGTTCAAAAAGCATTGATGATCTATTGGGGTGTTATTCCAGTTCTTGCTACTAAACCAGCATCAACTGATGATATGTTTGAAGTTGCTGAAGAAGTTGCACTTAAAGCTGGTCTTGTTAAATCAGGTGACAACATTGTTATTGTTGCCGGTGTACCAGTTGGTTCTGGAGGAACTAACACAATGCGTGTTCGTACTGTTAAATAA
- the glmS gene encoding glutamine--fructose-6-phosphate transaminase (isomerizing) has product MCGIVGVVGNRNATDILMQGLEKLEYRGYDSAGIFVANGDRSSLVKSVGRIADLRAKIGIDVAGHTGIGHTRWATHGQATEENAHPHTSATGRFVLVHNGVIENYLQMKEEYLAGHDFKGQTDTEIAVHLIGKFVDEDGMSVLEAFKKALSIIEGSYAFALIDREDAETIYVAKNKSPLLIGLGEGYNMVCSDAMAMIRETSEFMEIHDKELVILTKDSVTVLDYEGNQMERGSYTAELDLSDIGKGTYPFYMLKEIDEQPTVMRKLISTYADESGQMVIDPAIVKSVQEADRIYILAAGTSYNAGFASKSMIEKLTDTPVEMGVASEWGYNMPLLSKKPMFILLSQSGETADSRQVLVKANQMGIPSLTVTNVPGSTLSREATFTMLLHAGPEIAVASTKAYTAQVAALAFLSKAVGEANGKKEAIEFDLVHELSLVAQSIEATLSEKDLIASKVEKLLATTRNAFYIGRGNDYYVAMEASLKLKEISYIQCEGFAAGELKHGTISLIEDGTPVIGLISSSELVAAHTRGNIQEVSARGASVLTVVEEGLEREDDDIVVNKVHPYLATIGMVIPTQLIAYYASLQRGLDVDKPRNLAKAVTVE; this is encoded by the coding sequence ATGTGTGGAATTGTTGGCGTTGTTGGTAATCGAAATGCAACTGATATTTTAATGCAAGGACTTGAAAAACTTGAATACCGTGGATATGATTCAGCTGGAATCTTTGTTGCAAATGGTGACAGATCTAGCTTAGTAAAATCTGTAGGAAGAATTGCAGATCTTCGTGCTAAAATCGGTATAGACGTTGCAGGACATACAGGTATTGGACATACACGTTGGGCTACACATGGTCAAGCAACGGAAGAAAATGCACACCCGCATACCTCAGCAACTGGACGCTTTGTGTTAGTGCACAATGGTGTTATCGAAAATTATCTCCAAATGAAAGAGGAATATTTGGCAGGTCATGACTTTAAAGGTCAGACTGATACTGAAATTGCTGTTCATTTAATTGGTAAATTCGTCGATGAAGATGGTATGTCAGTTTTGGAAGCTTTCAAAAAAGCATTATCAATTATTGAAGGGTCATATGCTTTTGCACTTATTGACAGAGAAGATGCAGAAACAATCTATGTCGCTAAAAACAAATCACCATTATTGATTGGTTTAGGTGAAGGCTATAACATGGTTTGTTCTGATGCAATGGCTATGATTCGTGAAACAAGTGAATTCATGGAAATTCATGATAAAGAACTCGTTATTCTTACCAAAGATTCAGTAACTGTTCTTGACTATGAAGGCAATCAAATGGAACGTGGTTCATACACTGCTGAACTTGATTTGTCTGATATCGGAAAAGGAACTTATCCTTTCTACATGTTGAAAGAAATCGATGAGCAACCAACTGTAATGCGTAAATTAATTTCAACTTATGCAGACGAATCTGGACAGATGGTTATTGATCCAGCAATTGTTAAATCAGTACAAGAAGCTGACCGTATCTATATACTTGCAGCTGGTACTTCTTACAATGCTGGTTTTGCTTCTAAATCAATGATTGAGAAATTAACTGACACTCCAGTTGAAATGGGTGTAGCTTCAGAGTGGGGTTATAACATGCCATTACTAAGTAAAAAACCAATGTTTATCTTACTTAGCCAATCAGGAGAAACTGCTGATAGTCGTCAAGTACTTGTGAAAGCTAATCAAATGGGTATTCCAAGTTTGACAGTAACAAACGTCCCCGGTTCAACTCTTTCACGTGAAGCGACTTTCACAATGCTTCTTCATGCAGGTCCTGAAATTGCCGTAGCTTCCACAAAAGCTTATACTGCACAAGTTGCAGCACTTGCATTCCTATCTAAAGCTGTTGGTGAAGCTAATGGTAAAAAAGAAGCTATTGAATTTGATTTAGTTCATGAATTGTCTCTTGTTGCACAATCTATTGAAGCAACACTTTCTGAAAAAGATTTAATTGCTTCAAAAGTTGAAAAATTATTAGCAACTACTCGTAACGCATTCTACATTGGTCGTGGTAACGATTATTATGTAGCAATGGAAGCTTCGCTTAAATTGAAAGAAATTTCTTATATTCAATGTGAAGGCTTTGCCGCTGGTGAATTAAAACACGGTACAATTTCTCTGATTGAAGATGGTACGCCGGTCATTGGACTGATTTCATCTAGCGAATTAGTTGCTGCGCATACGAGAGGCAATATCCAAGAAGTTTCTGCTCGTGGCGCTAGCGTATTAACCGTAGTAGAAGAAGGTTTAGAACGGGAAGACGACGATATCGTTGTTAATAAAGTTCACCCTTACTTAGCTACTATTGGAATGGTCATCCCGACTCAATTAATTGCATATTACGCATCATTACAACGTGGGCTTGATGTCGACAAACCACGTAACCTTGCGAAAGCAGTAACTGTTGAGTAA